CGCTATGATGGCTTTCTTTTTCATATCAATACTCCTCTTTTCTCTTAATTATTTTGCAATTCTTACCTAAAAGAGAACTTCCTTAAAATGGTTCCTCTTCTTTGGTGCGTTAAATGATGAATAGGACTCAGCAATTTTCTCTTTCAGCACCTTATCCTTGATGAATAAAATACCAAGGTTGATTTTAGCTCTCTAATTGGTAATTAATAATTAGTGGAAGTTAACAAAAGATTATCATTGTATAAATTTTATTGCAAGTACGCATATTTTTATTATATACTACTAAAAATAGTACTATTAGATATTGAAAGGATGATCATTTATGGCAAAATCACTCTATCAGGAAGGGAGTTGCTCTGTGCTAGCTGTACAAAATATCATTGCTGGCAAATGGAAACTTCCTATATTGTGGCAGTTGAGTCAAGGAACCAAAAGATTTAATCAACTGCAAAAACTATTGTCTGAAATTTCGCAGGGAATACTCACTCAGCAATTGCGAGAACTAGAACAAGATGGACTGGTCCATCGAGAAATTTACAGGG
The genomic region above belongs to Pelorhabdus rhamnosifermentans and contains:
- a CDS encoding winged helix-turn-helix transcriptional regulator → MAKSLYQEGSCSVLAVQNIIAGKWKLPILWQLSQGTKRFNQLQKLLSEISQGILTQQLRELEQDGLVHREIYREVPPKVEYSLTTLGESFMPVLAIIRNWGNDYLNIRSKSHTM